Below is a window of Vibrio fortis DNA.
GAGGATTTGTAATGGAAAACGCGATAAAGACGGTGTTAGTGATTGGAGGCTCTGGCGGTATAGGTAAAGCCATTGTTAAACAGTTGCAAACAATAGATCCCGCAGCCAACATCCATACGACGTTCTGCAATGGCAAGCCAGACTTCTCTATCGATAATGTCACATGGCATAAGGTCGACATCACTAAAGAATCAGATGTACAACAACTCGCATCCCACTTCACTTCGTTGGATTGGGTGATCAATTGTGTTGGGATACTTCACACAACGACTCATAAGCCAGAAAAGAGCCTAAACACCGTCGACTCAGAGTTTTTCTTAGAGAACATGACGACTAACGCGCTTCCGACTCTACTTCTTGCAAAGCATTTTACCTCTTTATTGAAACGTTCTCCCTCAGGTAAGCTTGCAACCATTTCAGCCAAGGTTGGAAGCATCAGTGATAACCGTTTGGGCGGTTGGTACAGCTATCGCTCCTCTAAAGCGGCACTCAATATGCTGATTAAATCTATCTCTATCGAGTGGAGCCGTATTGCCAAGAAAGCAACGATCCTCTCTTTGCATCCAGGAACGACCGATACCCCGCTCTCCAAGCCCTTTCAGACCAATGTTCCTGAAGGAAAACTGTTCGATGCAGACGATGTAGCCCGTCAATTATTGAGTATTATTGAAAGATCAACGCCAGAAGAGAGTGGTCGCTTCTTTGCGTACGATGGTGAAGAGCTGCCTTGGTAACTTACTGCTTGTGGATACTGCCTTTGTTTCGGCGACAACGTTCTGAGCAATATTGCACCTCGTCCCAACACTTTTGCCACTTCTTGCGCCACGTGAATGGGCGAAAACACACTGGACAGAGTTTAGTGGGAAGGTCGCGTTTCTTTCGCATCGTGTTTCTCTAACTTAAGGATGATAGAGACTATACGCGTCAAAACAGCTAAGGGTTCGAAATGCTGATGGAATGACAAAGCCAACAACCGAAAAAAGGGGCAGATTCACTGCCCCTTTGTACTTGTTAGTTGGTAATAGTCACGGTTTAGGTTTAGGCGACTTTAAACTCTTTACTCATCTCACTAACACCCAAACCAGAATGTTTTGTGATTTTAAGCTGGACTGGCACTCGCTCTTTTAGTGCCTCGA
It encodes the following:
- a CDS encoding SDR family oxidoreductase, with the protein product MENAIKTVLVIGGSGGIGKAIVKQLQTIDPAANIHTTFCNGKPDFSIDNVTWHKVDITKESDVQQLASHFTSLDWVINCVGILHTTTHKPEKSLNTVDSEFFLENMTTNALPTLLLAKHFTSLLKRSPSGKLATISAKVGSISDNRLGGWYSYRSSKAALNMLIKSISIEWSRIAKKATILSLHPGTTDTPLSKPFQTNVPEGKLFDADDVARQLLSIIERSTPEESGRFFAYDGEELPW
- a CDS encoding DUF2256 domain-containing protein, which gives rise to MRKKRDLPTKLCPVCFRPFTWRKKWQKCWDEVQYCSERCRRNKGSIHKQ